The genomic region CCCTCGAGCCGCTGCCGGCCACGCGCGCGGCCTATTGCCTGACGCTGTCGGCGCGCAGCGCCGAGGCGCTGGAGGCGCTGCGCCTGGCCTATCTGGGCCGGCTGAACGGCGCGGAGCCGCCGCCCTTCGCCGATCTCTGCTACACCACCAACGTCGGGCGCAAGGCCTTCGCGCACCGGCTCGCGGTGGTGGCGGGCGACGCGGCCGAGGCCGCCGACGAACTGGCGGTGGCCGCCCCGCACATCTGGCAGGGCGAGCGGCACCGGCTGCTGGTGGCGACCGTGTCGAACGATCCCGAGGCGACCTGGCGCGCGATCCGCGCACGCGAGGCTGGCAGCCTGGCGGGCCTCGACGCGTATGCGCCGCCCGACCGGATCGCCGCCTACGCGCTGCTGCTGGTCGCGCGGCTGCGCGGGCTCGGCGTGGACGCCCATCCTCAGCCGCACCCGGTGCTGCCCGCGGCGCTGGCCGCGACCGTCGGCGACGCGCTCGCCGACGTGCTGGCCGGCCATGCCGTCGAACCGACGCCCACCGACTACCTGCTCACGCTCGACGGCGCCGCGCGGCTGCCGCTGCATGGCCGCGTGGTCGAACTGGGCGCACCCTCGCTCGACGACGCCTTCCTCACCCGCCTGCTCGGCGTGGCCTGGCAGGCCGGCGTGCCGGTGGACTGGCGCGCGGCGCACGCGGGGGAGCCGCGCCGCAAGGTCTCCCTGCCGGGCTACGCGTTCGCGAGGACGGTGCAGTGGCTGCCGGTCAGCAGCGAGGCCGAGCGGCGCAACAGCAAGATCGACGACATCGGCCAGTGGTTCTATAAGCCGACCTGGCGCGAGACCGCGGCGCTCGCCGCGGGCACGCAGCGCGTCGAGGCGTTTCGCGACGCGCCGGTGCTGGTGTTTGCGCCGAGCCGCGAGGCCCGGCTCGCCGCCCCCTGGGCGGATGCGGCACGCTGCACCTATGTCGTGCCCGGCACGGGCTTCGCGGCGATCGACGCACACACCTTCGCGATCGATCCGGCCCGCGAGGACGACTACCGGCAACTGCTCGACGCGCTCGCCGCGGGCGCCGGCCTGCCGCGCTACGTGGTACACGCGTGGCTCACCCCCGAGGCGGACTGGGACGGCACGCCCGCGCGTTTCGCCGAGCACCAGACGCCGGGCCTCTTCAGCCTGATCTATCTGGCACGCACGCTGAACCTCGCGACGCTCGGCACCGGCTCGTGCTCGGTGTTGGTGGCCGCCTCGCAACTGGTAGCGCTCTCGCCCGGCGAGGCGCTGCATCCCGACAAGGCGACCGTGCTGGGCATCAGCCGCACGCTCCAGAAGGAGTATGCGTTCATCGACTGCCGGATCGTCGACGTGGCGGCGCGCGAGCTGTTCACCGCCAGCCCGTCGGCGGCTCGCCTCGGGCTCGAATTCCTCGAGCCGCTGACGGCCGCCAACGAGATCGTCGCGCTGCGTCACGGGCGGCGCTGGCAGAGCGTCTACGAGCGCTTCGCGGTGCCGGCCGAATGCGCCCCGCAAGTGGCGGCCGAGGGCCTCTACGTGGTGTTCGGCGGGCTCGGCGAACTGGGCCTGAGCGTGGCCGACTATCTGGCGAGCCGGGCGGCCTGCACCATCCTGCTGCTGAACTCGTCGCGCTTCGTGCCGCGTGAGCAATGGGACGCGTGGCTCGCCGAGCACGGCGCGGAGCATCCGTATTCGCGCAAGATCGAGCGCATTCGCGCGATGGAACGCCGTGGCGCGACGGTGTGCATCGAGCGTTGCGACATCACCGACGCGCAGGCCCTGGGCGCCACGCTCGACGCGGCACGCGCGCGCCACGGCGCGATCCACAGCGTGATCCATGCGGCCGGCCGCGTGGAGAACGGCATGATCGACAACAAGGACATCGCCCATTTCGATACGGTGTTCGCGGCCAAGGTGTACGGCACCTACCACCTGCTCGCCTATCTGAGGCGGCATCCCGTCACCAAGCTGATTCTCTGCTCGAGCATGAACTCGATCATCGGCGGGCTCGGCCAGATCGACAACGCGGCGGCCAATGCCTTTGTCGACGCGATCGCGCAGACCGGCCTCGCGGCCGAGCTCGGCGACGTGTGCTCGACCAACTGGGGGGCCGTCAACGCCGAACGGCTGACGCGCCCGAACGTGCTGCCGCAGTTCGCCGACCTGAGCCGCGAGCATATGCGCAACCACATGACCGAGCAGGAGATCGCCGCCGTCTACGATCGCATCCTGCACTGGAATTTCGGCCCCCGGCTGGTGATCTCGACGATCGACTTCGATTCGGTGCTGGAGCACTGGGGCGAGGTTAGCAAGGTCACCGAGCTGGCGCGGCTGCGAGACGTCGCGCAGGAGGCCGGGACGCGCGCCGGCGAGGACGACGGCCAGGTCTACCGCTCCGACCTGCACCGCTTCGTCGAGCGCAGCTGGGCGGCCATCCTCGGCGCGCCACGACTCGGCTGGGACGACGTGCTGCTGGAGCAGGGCGCCCATTCGCTGAGCGCGGTGCAGTTCGTCTCGATGATCAAGGATCGCTATCAGATCGGCCTGCACGCGATGATCATCTACGAGATCCGGACGCTCGGCCTGCTCGTCGAGCATATCGAAGCGAAGCTGCTGGAGCGCGACGCGCAGCTCGCCGTCAATCAATGATCCCAAACATGGCAGTCCATTCAGAGAGAGCCGTGCAATGACCCAATCCGCACCATCCGTCTATGCCCAGTTCGAGCAGGCCTGCGCCGCGCAGCCCGACGCGCTCGCGCTGGAAGGCCCGTCCGGGCAGCTCAGCTACGCCGGACTGCTGGCGAGCGTCGCCGCGATCGGCACGCGGCTCGCCGAGGCGGGCGTCACCCCCGGCACCCTCGTCGGCGTGTTGCTGCCGCGCGATTTCCGGCTGCCCGCCGCGATCCTCGCCGCGTTCGGCTCGCAGGCCGTGTATGTGCCGCTCACCGAGAAATATCCGCCCGAGCGGATCCGCGAGATCGTCCTGAGCCATCGCATCACCCATGTGGTGACCAGCCAGGCCCTGACCGCGCTGCTGCCGCCCGAGTGCCGCGCGATCGTGCTGCCGTCCGAACCCGGCGCGGCGCAGGGGGCGGGCTGGCGTCCCGCCGCGCCGCGCGGCGACGACGCCCCGGCCTATGTGGTGTTTACCTCCGGCTCGACCGGCACGCCCAAGGGCGTGCTGATCGGCGAGGCGAGCCTGCGCAACCTGATCGACTGGTATCGCGCCGCCTATCGCCCCGACGAGCGCCGCGCGGTGCTGGCCTCGACGCAGATCACCTTCGACCTGTCGCTCTTCGAGCTGGTCTGCACCCTCTGCTCCGGCAGCAAGGTGGTGCTCGTCGACTCGATCCTGCAGTTGCTCGAGGCCGATGCGCAATTCGACGTCAGCCTGATCAACACGGTGCCGTCCGCCGCTCGGGAGCTGGTGCGTCGCCGCCGCTTCCCGGCCGCGACGCGGGTCGTCAACCTGGCCGGCGAGGCGCTGTACCAGGATCTGGTCGACGCGATCCACGACGCCGCGCCGCAGGTGCGGCAGGTCTATAACCTCTACGGCCCGTCCGAGGACACCACCTATTCGACCGGCCATGCCGTACCGCGCCACGGCAGCAGCCGTACCGTCAGCATCGGCCGCTCGCTGCCGGGCAAGACCGCGCACCTGCTCGACGACGCCCTGATGCCGGTCGAGCCCGGCGCGGTCGGCGAGATCTGCCTGAGCGGCGAGGGCGTCGCGCTCGGCTACCTGAACGACCCGCGGCTCACCGAGCAGAAATTCCCGACCGTCGCGCAGGGCCCCTTGAAGGGGCTGCGCCTGTATCGCACCGGCGATCTCGGGCAGTTCGACGACGACGGCCTGCTGCGCTACCTCGGCCGCGCCGATCGGCAGGTCAAGGTGCGCGGCGTGCGCATCGAGCCCGGCGAGGTCGAGGTCGCGCTGCGCGGCATCGCGGGCGTGGCCGACGCGGCGGTGGTGAAGGTCGTCGATCCCTCGGGCAACGACCAGCTCGTCGCGCTGGTGGTGCCCCAGCCGGGCCAGGTGCCGGGACACGAGATCCTCGATCAGTTGCAGAGCCGCCTGCCGGCCTTCATGGTGCCCTCGCGGGTCGAGCCGATCGCGGCGATCCCGCTGAACGGCAACGGCAAGACCGACCGCACCGCACTGGAGCGGATCGCCTCGGCGTGCTATCGCGCCGAGCCGGCCGTCGACGATCTCGCAGAGCAGGTCCGCGAGGTGGTCGCCACGCTGATGGCACGCACCGACGTGGCGAGCGACACCGACTTTTTCCGGATCGGCGGCAACTCGCTGCTGAGCGCCCAGCTGACCTTTCTGCTGCAGCAGCGCTTCGCCGTGACGGTCAGCATCGCCGACGTGTTCCGCCTGCGCACGCCGGCCGCGCTGGCGGCCGCGATCGGCTCGCGGCGCGCGGCGAATCAGCCCGCCGAGGCACGGTCAGCCGCGCCGGCACCGTCGCCGGCGGCTGCGGTCGCGGCACCCGTGGCGCCCCCCGCCGCGCCGGCGCCCGCGCAGCCGCGCGAGGGTGCGGGCGGGCCGGCCGTGGGCGGCACGCTCGCTACCGCGGCCCAGCGCGGCATCTGGCTGCTGGAGAACAGCCCCGGCGGGCGGGCCGTGTCGAATGCTCCGCTGGTATTCGACTACAGCGGCACGCTCGAGCGCGCGCGGCTCGCGCGCTGCGTCACGCACTGGCTGGCCCGCCATCCGATCCTGCGCAGCACCTATGCCTGGGAGGACGGCGCCCTGCGGATCCGCGAGCGCGAGGCCGCGCCGTTCGTGCTCGCCAGCGTCGACCTGCGTGCCGAGCCGGATGAGCAGCGCATGGTGCGCGCCGAGGCGCTGATCGCGGCCGAGGCGATGCGGCCCTTCGATCTGCGCCACGATCCGATGCTGCGCGTGACCGAGCTGCGGCTCGGCGATCATGCCGGGCGGCTGATCTTCGTGTTCCATCACATCGCGGTGGACGACCGCGCGATGAACGTCCTGTTCGCCGAACTGGAGCGGGACTACCGGGCCGGCGACGCGCCGCTGGCGGTGGACGCCGCGCCCGCGCGCCGGTTCGCCGACTTCGCCGCCGAGACACGCGGCGGCACGGCGGCGCACGCCGATCTGGCCTACTGGGTCGAGCAGCTGCGCGACTATCGCGGCGCGACCGCCTACCTGGTCGCGCCCGACGCGAAGCCGGTCGCGCGCTTTGCCGGCCGGCTCCATCACCACCGGCTGCCGGCCGCGATCAGCCGCGATTTCGAGGCAGCCGCCGCGCGCCGCGCGGTGACGCCTTTCGCGCTGTTCACCACCGCCGTGACCGCGCTGCTGCGGCACGGCGCCGGCACCGAGGACGTGACGATCGGTTCGTTCTTCTCGCAGCGCGACCATTTCGCCGACGGCGAGCTGGTGGGTTTCTTCGTCAACACGCTGCCGCTGCGGGTGCGCAGCGGTGCCGACTGGGATCTGGACCGGCTCGCCCAGGCGGTGGCGCTCACCCTCGCCGACGCGCAGACGCATCGCCACGTGGCCGCCGAGGACATCTTCGACGCGCTGCAGGCCAGCACCGCGCTGCGGCGCGCGGCCTTCCGCGTGATGGTGAACCTGGAGCCGGAGCAGGCCGAAACGCTGGAGATGGACGGCTTCACGGCGCGCCGGGTGCCGCTCGATCGCGGCGTGGCCAAGTACGACCTGCTGTTTTCCCTGCGCAAGGAGGAGGGCAGCTACCGCGTGCTGGTCGAGTACCACACCGAGCTTTACAGCGAGACGCTGATCGCGCGGATCTGCGCGAATCTCGACCGCGTGCTCGCCGCGCTCACGGGTACGGCGCGCGTCGCGCTGGCCGCGCTCGCGCTGCCGGATCCGCGCGACGAGGCGGCCTGGAGCGCGGCGCCGACGGACGACGGCGGCGCCGCGGCGCCGGCCGATTTCCGCACCCTGGTGCGCGAGATCTGGGCCGGCGAGGTCGGGCATGGAGATTTCGGCGACGGCGAGAATTTCTTCGACGTCGGCGGCAGTTCGCTCAAGATCATGTCGGTCTACGAAACCCTGTCGCAGCGCCTCGCCGAGCGCGGCATCGACAAGGAACTCGACATCGTCGCGCTGTTCGAGCATGTCACCGTCGGCACGCTGGCCGACTTCCTGGAGGAATGGACCGCCCATGACGCACTCGCATGATGCACGCCAGGCGGCCGGCGCGGCCGCCCTCGACATCGCGGTGATCGGCGTGGGCGCGCGCGTGCCGGGCGCGCGCGGCCCCGACGCACTGTGGTCCCTGCTGATGTCGGGCGAGGACGGCCTGACCACCTTCACGCCCGAGCAGCTGGCCGCCGAGCTGGAGGCGCTGGGCGAGGTCGATCGGGCTCGCTACGTGCCGCGCCGCGGCGTGATCGACGGCATCGAGGCATTCGACGCGCCGTTCTTCAAGCTGTCGGCGGCCGAGGCGGACCTGCTCGATCCTCAGCACCGGGTACTCATGGAGGTCGTCTGGGAGGCGCTGGAGGATGCTCAGGCCAGCGACTGCGCGGGTGCCTCGCTCGGCCTGTTCACCACCTCGGGCCTGAGCCAGTACCTGATCCGCCACCTGCTGCCCGACCCGGCGCTGCGCGAGCGTCACGGCGAGTTGCAGCTGCTGATGCTCAACGACAAGGACTTTCTTGCCACCCGCCTGGCCTATTTCCTCGATGTGCACGGGCCGGCCGTCAACCTGCAGACCGGCTGTTCGAGCGGGCTGGTGGCGCTGCACTACGCCTGCCTGTCGCTGCAGCGCGGCGACTGCGCGGCAGCGGTGGTGGGGGGCGTGTCGATCGCCTTGCCCCAGCAGTCGGGCTACGTCTACTCGGAGAACATGATCGGTTCGCGCGATGGCGTGTGCCGCGCGTTCGATCGCGACGCCTCCGGCACGGTGCGCGGCAACGGCGCCTGCGCGGTGGTGCTCAAGCCGCTGGCGGCCGCGCTCGCCGACGGCGATCCGGTGCGCGCCGTGATCAAGGGCAGCGCGCTCAACAACGACGGCCGCGACAAGGTCGGCTTCACGGCGCCGAGCCCGCGCTGGCAGGCCGAGGTGATCGCGCGGGCCTATCGCGACTGCGGCGTCGCGCTCGACGACATCGACCTGGTCGAGGCGCATGGCACCGGCACGCCGCTCGGCGACCCGATCGAGGCGCGCGCGCTCAACCAGGTGTTCGGCGGCGCAGGCACGGGCCGCACCCGCTATCTCGGCGCGCTGAAGACGCAGATCGGCCATCTCGACACCGCCGCCGGGCTCGCGGGGCTCGTCAAGCTGTGCCTCGCGCTCGATCACGACACGATTCCGCCCACCGCGCATTTCCGCGAACTCAACCCGCGCATCGGCTTCGGTGACGCGCCGTTTACCATCAACCGGGAGCCCGTCGCCTGGCCGCGCCGCGAGCGGCCCCGCTGTGCGGCGCTCAGCTCGTTCGGCATCGGCGGCACCAATGCGCACGTGGTGGTGGCCGAGGCGCCGAACTGCGAGCCGCAAGCCTGCGACGGCCCGCAGGCGATTGTCGTGTCGGCCCGCAGCGCCGCCTCGCTCGCGGCATTGCGAGATGCCTACGTGCAGGCGCTGGAAGCCATGAACGAGGCGGACGCAGCCGGCTTCGCCGCGTTCGCGGCGGCCACGCGCGTCGGCCGCCGTGCCTTCGAACATCGCCTGGCCATCAGCGCGAGCGGCCCCGCCGAGGCCGTCGCGCGGCTGCGGGCGGCGCCGGCGCGGGCGGCCGCGCCGCTTGCGGCCGGCGTGCGGATCGCCGCCGAGCAGATGGCGGCGGTCGCGCAGCGGCTCGGCGTGACGCAGCATGCCGACCGGCCCGATGCGCTGGCGGCCCGGCTCGCGGCGCTCGGCATCCGGCACGACCAGAGCGCGCCGCTGCGTCTCGACGTGTCGCAAGGCGCGTGGCGCCTGGAGTGGGCCGACGGCGCGAGCTTGACGAGCGACGAGCCGCTGTCGACCCCGGCCGGATTGGACTTACAAATATTACTGTGGCGTGCCGGCATTGCGCTAGACTTTCGCCTCTCGGCAGGCAGGCGGGGCCGTCCGCCGGTCGCCGTGCCGACCTATCGATTCGAGCGGCAGCGCCACTGGATCGAGGCGGCTCGCGCGGGCGAGGCCGGCGCCGCCGCGCCGCCCGCGGCCGGCGCGCCGCCTGCCACCCTGGTCGCGCTGGAGGTGCTGCTACTGGCGCAGTGGCGCGGGCTGCTCGGGCAACCGGCGTTGCGCGGCATCGACAACGTGTTCGAACAGGGCGCGAACTCGCTGACCGTCGCGCAGTGCGTGGCGCAGCTCACCTCGACGCATGCGCTGCCGATGCAAGTGGTGGACTGCTACGACGCACCGAGCGTTGCCGGGCAGGCACGCATGCTGGGCGAGCGCCTGGGGCTCGCAGCAGGCCTCGCGCAGGCGCCCGCGGCTCCGCTGCCGGCGGCCGAGGTGGAGCAGTTCAACAACTTATAAGATCAACGAGAGAGAGCCGTGACAACCCGATACTTCCTGAAGAAGCATGTCAAGATCGAGCCGCTGGTCAATCGCTGGCACGCGAACCCCTGGCTCGTCTATCCACCGACCGCCGCGTATCTGACACGGCACCACCTCGCCATCATGGCGTCGTTCGTCCAGCACCCGTCGCTGCATGGCAAGGCGGCGGACGACCCCCGCATGCGCGGCGGCCCGTTCGCCCAGGGGCTCGACCTGGCCGACGTGCCGGCCATGCAGGCGCTGATCGACACCACGCGCGCCGATGGCGCGGCGCTGCTCGGCCTGGCCGACGATCTCGACGCGCTCGCCGCCACGCTCAAGGAGGCCGACGGCCACTCGCTCAACGCGTTCTACGCACGGCTGCCGCAGCGCCTGCGCGGCCTGGTCGAGCTGGCGTATCAACGCGGCAACCTGGCCTATCCGCGCCTGATGGAGGCCTTGTTCTACGACGCTTACGATACCCGCGCGCTGCAATCCTTCGCGCTCGCGTCGCAGTCCGACGACAGCCGGCCATTCTGCCTCAGCACACCGCGCCTGCCCTCGAGCGGCGACGTGCTGCTCGACCTGCCGTTCGCGGATCCGCTCGCCATCGCACTGAGCGCGGCGCGCCGGCACGGGCTCGATCAGGATCAGTTCGACGCGCTGCTCGCGCGCACTGCGCCCGGCACCGAGGCCGGAGCACTCGCCGCGCTGTTTACCCGCGAGCCGCCGCCGGCCCCGCGCAGCGAGCCGCACGAACCCCGTGTCCGTTATTTCGGCCATGCCTGCGTGTTGGTGCAAACCGGCGCGGAGAACCTGCTGTTCGATCCGCTCGTCAGCTACGCATTCGACGGCCAGTCGCCGCGCTTCACCTACGACGACCTGCCCGAGGTGATCGACTACGTGGTGATCACGCACTCGCATCACGACCACTTCGTGCTCGAGACGCTGCTGCAGTTGCGCGACCGCGTGAAGACCATCGTGGTGCCGCAGAACACCTACGGCCAGTTGATGGACCCGTCGATGAAGCATGTCGCGCAGGCGCTCGGTTTCGCGAACGTGATGGTGATGAGCGAATTCGATGCACTGCCGTTGCGCAACGGCACGCTGCACGCGGTGCCGTTCCTCGGCGAGCATGGCGATCTCGACATTCGCAGCAAGCTCGGCTTCCTGGTGGAAACGCCGCAGCGGCGCGTGCTGATGGTGGCCGATAGCAATAATCTCGACGACCGCCTGTACCAGCGGATCCGCGCGCGCTATGGGCGCATCGACACGCTGTTCATCGGCATGGAGTGCGAAGGGGCGCCGGTATCCTGGCTGTACGGTTCGATGCTCGATACCCGCATCGCGCGCTCGATGGACGAGAGCCGGCGCCTGAACGGCTCGGACTGTGCCGCCGGCTTCCGGCTCGCCGAGATCATCGGGGCGCAGCGCGTCTTCATCTATGCGATGGCCCAGGAGCCGTGGCTCACCTTCATCAGCAGCCTCGAATACGACGAGAGCTCGCTGGCCATGCGCGAGGCGCGCAAGATGGTCGAGGCCTGCCGTCAGGCGGGCCTCGAGGCCTGCCTGCTCAACGGCTGCGTGGACATCACGCTGCGCGCGCCGGCCGCCGGGGCGGGCAGCCTCGAGGCCGATCTCGCGATCCTGATCGACGGCATGAAGCACAAGAACGGCTATCTGCCGCGCCGCATCGGCGCGGCAATGCGCGTGCACGAGACGGACGGCCACCTGGTCGTGAACAGCGCTCTGCCGACCGACACCTTCAATCTCGTGATCAGCTCGCCCGACGCGGGCACGCATCCCGACACGATTGCCGAGATCGCGCGCGGCTTCGGTGCGGCGGGGCTGCCGGCCGCGTGGTGGGCGTCCGATCGCGCGGCCGACGAGGCGCTGCGAGACGCGCTCGGCGAGGCCGGCTTCGAACCCGAGGAAACCGATGTGGGGATGCTGGCCGAGCTGGCCGTGTTGCCCGAAATCGGCGCGCCGCACGGCTTCCGGATCCGGCAGATCGGCGAGGCCGCCGACATCGCGCGCTTCGGTGCCTTGATCGGCGCGCTGTTCGTGCCGCCGGACCCCTGCGTCGATGCGTTCTACCGGCAAGCCGCCGAACTCGGTCTGGCGGCCGACGAGCCGCTCAAGCTCTATCTCGGGGAACTGGACGGGGTGCCGGTATGCACCGTCGCGATCTACCTGGCCGATGACGTCGCCCATGTGTTCGACGTCAGCACCGCGCAGCAGTGGCGCCGGCGCGGGCTCGGCACGGTCGCCCTGCAAGCGGTGCTGCGCGAGGCGCGCGAGCGCTTCGGCGCACGCCGCGCCGCCCTGCAGGCGTCGCCGGACGGTCTCGGCGTCTATCGCCGGCTCGGTTTTCGCGAGGTTTGCGCGTTCCAGGTGCATTCGAACCGTGGCACGCTCACCGCCCCGAAGGGAGGCGCGCGATGACGAGCCGCCCGATCCGACTCGACGCGGCGCGCGCCGCGCCCGAGGTGGCGAAGGCGGCGGCGCCCGCCCCGGCACGCCGCCGCCACGCGATCCGCACGCTGCTGAGCCCCGACGAGGGCGCAGCGCACCTGCTCTGCATTCCATGGGCCGGCGCGAGCATCGAGCGCTTCTACGCCTGGAAGCCCCATCTCCCGGCGGGCGTCGGCCTGTCCGGCGTGCAGCTGCCGGGGCGCGGCGCACGCGCCGACGAGCCCGCTGCCACCGATCTCGACGCGCTGCTCGACGAGATCGCCCTGGAGTACCTCGCGCTGGCCGCGCCACCGCCCGTCCTGTTCGGCCATAGCTTCGGCGCGCTGATCGCCTATGAACTGGCGATGCGCGTCAACCACGCCGCGCGCCGCGCGAGCGGCATCGAACCCGTCACGCGGCTGGTGGTGTCGGGCCTGTCCGCGCCGCCCATGATCGCCGAGGAGAAACGCATCGCGCATCTCGACGATGCGGCATTCAGTGCGGCGGTGCATTCGCTCAACGGCATGCCGGCCGAGATCGCGCAGATACCCGCATCGATGCGCTACTTCATGAACGTGCTGCGCGACGATTTCCGGCTCTACGAATCGTATGTGTTCCGGGCCGGCCGACCACGGCTGCGTTGCCCGATCGTGGTCTGC from Burkholderia glumae LMG 2196 = ATCC 33617 harbors:
- a CDS encoding SDR family oxidoreductase: MSDLDIAIIGMSGAFPGAADVREFWRNLEAGRCSLERYDEQELLAAGIDPAHLRAPNYVPVGGRLRDIEYFDNAFFGISNHDARLMDPQQRVFLQLAWHAFEDAGFVPGVDPGRVGVYAGVSLNSYLHSVVFRSEAVDLDRDGQSILFGNLSDYLTTRLSYLLDLKGPSVNIQTACSTSLVAIHAGCQDLLSYQADLALAGAVSINVPNTRGYLYSQDSFFSPDGQVRAFDERAVGTVFSNGAGLVVLKRLADALRDRDQIYAVLKGSAVNNDGGDKVGYAAPSVSGQRAVIRDALAAAGVGCAQIQYVEAHGTGTSLGDPIEIAALTDAYAAEASERDARTTKCAIGSVKSNIGHIDVAAGAAGVIKTALALRHRWLPASLGFETANPRLNLARGPFEVNAEGREWRSDMPRLAAVSSFGIGGTNAHAILAEAPPLEPLPATRAAYCLTLSARSAEALEALRLAYLGRLNGAEPPPFADLCYTTNVGRKAFAHRLAVVAGDAAEAADELAVAAPHIWQGERHRLLVATVSNDPEATWRAIRAREAGSLAGLDAYAPPDRIAAYALLLVARLRGLGVDAHPQPHPVLPAALAATVGDALADVLAGHAVEPTPTDYLLTLDGAARLPLHGRVVELGAPSLDDAFLTRLLGVAWQAGVPVDWRAAHAGEPRRKVSLPGYAFARTVQWLPVSSEAERRNSKIDDIGQWFYKPTWRETAALAAGTQRVEAFRDAPVLVFAPSREARLAAPWADAARCTYVVPGTGFAAIDAHTFAIDPAREDDYRQLLDALAAGAGLPRYVVHAWLTPEADWDGTPARFAEHQTPGLFSLIYLARTLNLATLGTGSCSVLVAASQLVALSPGEALHPDKATVLGISRTLQKEYAFIDCRIVDVAARELFTASPSAARLGLEFLEPLTAANEIVALRHGRRWQSVYERFAVPAECAPQVAAEGLYVVFGGLGELGLSVADYLASRAACTILLLNSSRFVPREQWDAWLAEHGAEHPYSRKIERIRAMERRGATVCIERCDITDAQALGATLDAARARHGAIHSVIHAAGRVENGMIDNKDIAHFDTVFAAKVYGTYHLLAYLRRHPVTKLILCSSMNSIIGGLGQIDNAAANAFVDAIAQTGLAAELGDVCSTNWGAVNAERLTRPNVLPQFADLSREHMRNHMTEQEIAAVYDRILHWNFGPRLVISTIDFDSVLEHWGEVSKVTELARLRDVAQEAGTRAGEDDGQVYRSDLHRFVERSWAAILGAPRLGWDDVLLEQGAHSLSAVQFVSMIKDRYQIGLHAMIIYEIRTLGLLVEHIEAKLLERDAQLAVNQ
- a CDS encoding non-ribosomal peptide synthetase; protein product: MTQSAPSVYAQFEQACAAQPDALALEGPSGQLSYAGLLASVAAIGTRLAEAGVTPGTLVGVLLPRDFRLPAAILAAFGSQAVYVPLTEKYPPERIREIVLSHRITHVVTSQALTALLPPECRAIVLPSEPGAAQGAGWRPAAPRGDDAPAYVVFTSGSTGTPKGVLIGEASLRNLIDWYRAAYRPDERRAVLASTQITFDLSLFELVCTLCSGSKVVLVDSILQLLEADAQFDVSLINTVPSAARELVRRRRFPAATRVVNLAGEALYQDLVDAIHDAAPQVRQVYNLYGPSEDTTYSTGHAVPRHGSSRTVSIGRSLPGKTAHLLDDALMPVEPGAVGEICLSGEGVALGYLNDPRLTEQKFPTVAQGPLKGLRLYRTGDLGQFDDDGLLRYLGRADRQVKVRGVRIEPGEVEVALRGIAGVADAAVVKVVDPSGNDQLVALVVPQPGQVPGHEILDQLQSRLPAFMVPSRVEPIAAIPLNGNGKTDRTALERIASACYRAEPAVDDLAEQVREVVATLMARTDVASDTDFFRIGGNSLLSAQLTFLLQQRFAVTVSIADVFRLRTPAALAAAIGSRRAANQPAEARSAAPAPSPAAAVAAPVAPPAAPAPAQPREGAGGPAVGGTLATAAQRGIWLLENSPGGRAVSNAPLVFDYSGTLERARLARCVTHWLARHPILRSTYAWEDGALRIREREAAPFVLASVDLRAEPDEQRMVRAEALIAAEAMRPFDLRHDPMLRVTELRLGDHAGRLIFVFHHIAVDDRAMNVLFAELERDYRAGDAPLAVDAAPARRFADFAAETRGGTAAHADLAYWVEQLRDYRGATAYLVAPDAKPVARFAGRLHHHRLPAAISRDFEAAAARRAVTPFALFTTAVTALLRHGAGTEDVTIGSFFSQRDHFADGELVGFFVNTLPLRVRSGADWDLDRLAQAVALTLADAQTHRHVAAEDIFDALQASTALRRAAFRVMVNLEPEQAETLEMDGFTARRVPLDRGVAKYDLLFSLRKEEGSYRVLVEYHTELYSETLIARICANLDRVLAALTGTARVALAALALPDPRDEAAWSAAPTDDGGAAAPADFRTLVREIWAGEVGHGDFGDGENFFDVGGSSLKIMSVYETLSQRLAERGIDKELDIVALFEHVTVGTLADFLEEWTAHDALA
- a CDS encoding polyketide synthase, translating into MTHSHDARQAAGAAALDIAVIGVGARVPGARGPDALWSLLMSGEDGLTTFTPEQLAAELEALGEVDRARYVPRRGVIDGIEAFDAPFFKLSAAEADLLDPQHRVLMEVVWEALEDAQASDCAGASLGLFTTSGLSQYLIRHLLPDPALRERHGELQLLMLNDKDFLATRLAYFLDVHGPAVNLQTGCSSGLVALHYACLSLQRGDCAAAVVGGVSIALPQQSGYVYSENMIGSRDGVCRAFDRDASGTVRGNGACAVVLKPLAAALADGDPVRAVIKGSALNNDGRDKVGFTAPSPRWQAEVIARAYRDCGVALDDIDLVEAHGTGTPLGDPIEARALNQVFGGAGTGRTRYLGALKTQIGHLDTAAGLAGLVKLCLALDHDTIPPTAHFRELNPRIGFGDAPFTINREPVAWPRRERPRCAALSSFGIGGTNAHVVVAEAPNCEPQACDGPQAIVVSARSAASLAALRDAYVQALEAMNEADAAGFAAFAAATRVGRRAFEHRLAISASGPAEAVARLRAAPARAAAPLAAGVRIAAEQMAAVAQRLGVTQHADRPDALAARLAALGIRHDQSAPLRLDVSQGAWRLEWADGASLTSDEPLSTPAGLDLQILLWRAGIALDFRLSAGRRGRPPVAVPTYRFERQRHWIEAARAGEAGAAAPPAAGAPPATLVALEVLLLAQWRGLLGQPALRGIDNVFEQGANSLTVAQCVAQLTSTHALPMQVVDCYDAPSVAGQARMLGERLGLAAGLAQAPAAPLPAAEVEQFNNL
- a CDS encoding GNAT family N-acetyltransferase, translated to MTTRYFLKKHVKIEPLVNRWHANPWLVYPPTAAYLTRHHLAIMASFVQHPSLHGKAADDPRMRGGPFAQGLDLADVPAMQALIDTTRADGAALLGLADDLDALAATLKEADGHSLNAFYARLPQRLRGLVELAYQRGNLAYPRLMEALFYDAYDTRALQSFALASQSDDSRPFCLSTPRLPSSGDVLLDLPFADPLAIALSAARRHGLDQDQFDALLARTAPGTEAGALAALFTREPPPAPRSEPHEPRVRYFGHACVLVQTGAENLLFDPLVSYAFDGQSPRFTYDDLPEVIDYVVITHSHHDHFVLETLLQLRDRVKTIVVPQNTYGQLMDPSMKHVAQALGFANVMVMSEFDALPLRNGTLHAVPFLGEHGDLDIRSKLGFLVETPQRRVLMVADSNNLDDRLYQRIRARYGRIDTLFIGMECEGAPVSWLYGSMLDTRIARSMDESRRLNGSDCAAGFRLAEIIGAQRVFIYAMAQEPWLTFISSLEYDESSLAMREARKMVEACRQAGLEACLLNGCVDITLRAPAAGAGSLEADLAILIDGMKHKNGYLPRRIGAAMRVHETDGHLVVNSALPTDTFNLVISSPDAGTHPDTIAEIARGFGAAGLPAAWWASDRAADEALRDALGEAGFEPEETDVGMLAELAVLPEIGAPHGFRIRQIGEAADIARFGALIGALFVPPDPCVDAFYRQAAELGLAADEPLKLYLGELDGVPVCTVAIYLADDVAHVFDVSTAQQWRRRGLGTVALQAVLREARERFGARRAALQASPDGLGVYRRLGFREVCAFQVHSNRGTLTAPKGGAR